One Fundulus heteroclitus isolate FHET01 chromosome 11, MU-UCD_Fhet_4.1, whole genome shotgun sequence DNA segment encodes these proteins:
- the snx19a gene encoding sorting nexin-19a isoform X2 has translation MPSSKSTIHWTFSELFGQRRLLGFGAVLAWLVLFHLLVNVWLLCIFTSLLVVLGGWLGSRAALDANSFLHLEHFLPLGKINPPLYSPEHEWRLNHEIHCAVHKAVRDFVSSWYRTLLPEVEGEFERAVRHCMLESVMELKERARRVDRKALVRRLLELYGCHLQSYMTVRQIQSSQKESSGLWQLYSRVNSPHPAVSSSGAELNYCRALVKLVLHVLVPYPQMETRTGGYMVTELITCNMLLPLISRVSDPDWLNQTIVDVFTRTREAQDITVDDRSVNTLYKCDEEQESWMTCKSLSISEQADFSCKTTSEDVDEPQSQSAISGTDSFQSSLGSLTSVGRTSSCPASLSTPSKMSCCSLTSGQYSQLSELKIISADPLIHSDSDEDLTGGVCDCAPTANLCNLLSVNDGEVFGCFRPLRNLGSKVVEPKDSQWPAGIAQEKSPACPQRKLCLTSFNFDASSGPAATSFKIQNVQISGTVNVKEQRSTGTNPCTLYTIKFEMVTDDGKAAAAPLVACHTVNRRYSEFLNLQTRLEEKPELKKLIKNVKGPKKIFPDLPFSSQDSEKVEARKSQLVAFLKLSSIPETANSEDMQEFLAINSDVCTYFGRKPLTKSRIDKMMENALDTLRTAFPHPELLSPTEDIDADTDGRTMDYRKYRRLFPSKMSTSLNIPDLHPKVTYCFSEGSSVLNGMSLCGLENFVKEQERLLCGPNGQEAVNQSNELQAKDKKISGKSHGTDTAVADVALNILCLLMKDHWSWLCTENIQKAIRLLFGTFIERWLDIGAAHLTSAPCWVIYLQVMQEAVWPGGTMPAQPRPERSAAEKEETKRRCLDCLMQLLPELIADMLGSEKYRLSLETMLESLQDHQINKHLIYSICDLLLEFLIPESCDVAFQKSLLQSLVKDTARNSLHM, from the exons ATGCCTTCCTCAAAGAGCACAATCCACTGGACTTTTTCTGAGTTATTCGGCCAGCGGAGGCTGTTGGGGTTCGGCGCCGTACTGGCATGGCTCGTTCTCTTCCATCTTCTGGTGAATGTATGGCTGCTCTGTATCTTCACCAGTCTTTTGGTGGTCCTGGGCGGCTGGCTTGGATCCCGTGCGGCCCTGGACGCTAACAGCTTCTTACATTTGGAACATTTTTTGCCCCTGGGGAAAATTAACCCTCCTCTATATTCCCCCGAACACGAGTGGAGGCTGAACCATGAGATCCACTGTGCCGTCCACAAGGCAGTACGGGACTTTGTGTCGTCGTGGTATCGAACCCTGCTCCCTGAGGTGGAAGGAGAGTTTGAACGAGCCGTGCGCCACTGCATGCTGGAGTCTGTCATGGAGCTGAAGGAACGTGCACGGCGGGTGGACAGGAAAGCTCTGGTTCGGCGTCTATTAGAGCTGTatggctgccaccttcagagCTACATGACTGTCAGGCAGATCCAGTCCTCGCAGAAAGAGAGCAGTGGCCTGTGGCAGCTCTACAGTAGGGTTAATTCACCTCATCCAGCCGTGAGCAGTTCAGGCGCTGAGCTCAACTACTGCAGGGCTCTGGTGAAGCTTGTGTTGCACGTTCTTGTCCCGTATCCTCAGATGGAAACCAGGACTGGAGGTTACATGGTGACAGAACTCATCACCTGCAACATGCTGTTACCACTCATAAGCAGGGTTTCCGATCCCGACTGGCTCAATCAGACCATCGTGGACGTATTTACCAGAACCAGAGAAGCACAGGACATTACTGTGGATGACCGCTCTGTCAACACACTGTATAAATGTGACGAAGAGCAGGAGTCATGGATGACCTGTAAGTCGCTGTCTATCTCTGAACAAGCTGATTTCAGCTGCAAAACCACCTCTGAGGATGTGGATGAGCCTCAGAGCCAGAGTGCAATTTCAGGGACGGACTCGTTTCAAAGCAGCCTTGGCAGCCTGACATCCGTCGGACGAACATCCAGCTGCCCAGCAAGTTTAAGCACTCCATCCAAGATGAGCTGCTGCTCACTCACATCAGGCCAGTACTCCCAGTTATCAGAGTTGAAAATAATTTCGGCAGACCCGCTTATCCATTCAGACTCAGATGAAGACCTGACAGGAGGTGTTTGCGACTGTGCCCCCACCGCCAACCTCTGCAACCTTCTCTCTGTAAATGATGGCGAAGTCTTTGGTTGTTTTCGACCTCTGAGAAATCTCGGGTCGAAGGTGGTTGAGCCCAAAGACTCCCAGTGGCCAGCCGGGATCGCGCAGGAGAAATCGCCAGCTTGCCCCCAAAGGAAGCTTTGCCTGACCTCGTTCAACTTCGACGCCTCCAGTGGCCCGGCTGCAACTTCATTCAAAATTCAAAACGTGCAGATCTCTGGTACAgtcaatgtgaaggagcagcgaAGCACAGGCACAAATCCCTGCACACTCTACACTATAAAG TTTGAGATGGTGACTGACGATGGTAAAGCTGCCGCCGCACCACTGGTAGCCTGCCACACTGTCAACCGCAGATACAGCGAGTTCCTCAACCTGCAGACACGCTTAGAGGAGAAGCCTGAGCTCAAAAAGCTAATCAAAA ATGTCAAAGGCCCAAAGAAAATATTCCCTGACCTTCCCTTCAGCAGCCAGGACAGTGAGAAAGTTGAAGCTCGTAAAAGCCAGCTGGTTGCCTTTCTGAAG CTAAGCAGCATTCCTGAGACAGCAAACAGTGAAGACATGCAAGAGTTCCTGGCTATCAACTCAGATGTCTGCACATATTTTGGAAGAAAGCCGTTAACAAAGTCAAGAATTGACAAG ATGATGGAAAATGCATTAGATACTCTGAGGACAGCTTTCCCTCATCCTGAACTTCTCAGTCCAACCGAGGACATTGATGCTGATACTGACGGAAGAACAATGGACTACAGAAAGTACAG GAGGCTTTTCCCAAGTAAAATGTCTACATCCCTCAATATACCAGATCTCCATCCTAAAGTGACCTACTGCTTCAGTGAAGGCAGCTCT GTGCTCAATGGCATGTCGCTGTGTGGCTTGGAGAACTTCGTCAAAGAGCAGGAAAGACTTCTGTGTGGGCCAAACGGGCAAGAAGCGGTCAACCAGAGCAACGAGCTGCAAGCCAAAGACAAGAAGATATCAGGGAAGAGTCATGGGACAG ACACAGCTGTGGCGGATGTTGCTTTGAATATTTTGTGCCTGTTGATGAAGGATCATTGGAGCTGGCTGTGCACAGAGAACATCCAGAAAGCCATCAGGCTTCTCTTTGGCACCTTCATTGaaag ATGGCTAGATATAGGTGCTGCCCACCTAaccagcgccccctgctgggtAATTTACCTCCAGGTAATGCAAGAAGCTGTGTGGCCAGGTGGCACCATGCCTGCTCAGCCGCGGCCTGAGCGAAGCGCAGCAGAAAAAGAGGAAACCAAGAGGCGATGTTTGGACTGCCTAATGCAGCTTCTCCCTG AGCTAATAGCTGATATGTTGGGTAGCGAGAAATACAGGCTGAGCTTGGAGACCATGCTGGAGTCTTTACAGGACCATCAGATAAACAA GCATCTGATCTACAGCATCTGTGACCTGCTGCTGGAGTTTCTGATCCCTGAGTCATGCGACGTGGCCTTTCAGAAGTCTCTGCTGCAGAGCCTGGTTAAAGACACAGCGAGAAACAGTCTTCATATGTGA
- the snx19a gene encoding sorting nexin-19a isoform X1, which yields MPSSKSTIHWTFSELFGQRRLLGFGAVLAWLVLFHLLVNVWLLCIFTSLLVVLGGWLGSRAALDANSFLHLEHFLPLGKINPPLYSPEHEWRLNHEIHCAVHKAVRDFVSSWYRTLLPEVEGEFERAVRHCMLESVMELKERARRVDRKALVRRLLELYGCHLQSYMTVRQIQSSQKESSGLWQLYSRVNSPHPAVSSSGAELNYCRALVKLVLHVLVPYPQMETRTGGYMVTELITCNMLLPLISRVSDPDWLNQTIVDVFTRTREAQDITVDDRSVNTLYKCDEEQESWMTCKSLSISEQADFSCKTTSEDVDEPQSQSAISGTDSFQSSLGSLTSVGRTSSCPASLSTPSKMSCCSLTSGQYSQLSELKIISADPLIHSDSDEDLTGGVCDCAPTANLCNLLSVNDGEVFGCFRPLRNLGSKVVEPKDSQWPAGIAQEKSPACPQRKLCLTSFNFDASSGPAATSFKIQNVQISGTVNVKEQRSTGTNPCTLYTIKFEMVTDDGKAAAAPLVACHTVNRRYSEFLNLQTRLEEKPELKKLIKNVKGPKKIFPDLPFSSQDSEKVEARKSQLVAFLKQLSSIPETANSEDMQEFLAINSDVCTYFGRKPLTKSRIDKMMENALDTLRTAFPHPELLSPTEDIDADTDGRTMDYRKYRRLFPSKMSTSLNIPDLHPKVTYCFSEGSSVLNGMSLCGLENFVKEQERLLCGPNGQEAVNQSNELQAKDKKISGKSHGTDTAVADVALNILCLLMKDHWSWLCTENIQKAIRLLFGTFIERWLDIGAAHLTSAPCWVIYLQVMQEAVWPGGTMPAQPRPERSAAEKEETKRRCLDCLMQLLPELIADMLGSEKYRLSLETMLESLQDHQINKHLIYSICDLLLEFLIPESCDVAFQKSLLQSLVKDTARNSLHM from the exons ATGCCTTCCTCAAAGAGCACAATCCACTGGACTTTTTCTGAGTTATTCGGCCAGCGGAGGCTGTTGGGGTTCGGCGCCGTACTGGCATGGCTCGTTCTCTTCCATCTTCTGGTGAATGTATGGCTGCTCTGTATCTTCACCAGTCTTTTGGTGGTCCTGGGCGGCTGGCTTGGATCCCGTGCGGCCCTGGACGCTAACAGCTTCTTACATTTGGAACATTTTTTGCCCCTGGGGAAAATTAACCCTCCTCTATATTCCCCCGAACACGAGTGGAGGCTGAACCATGAGATCCACTGTGCCGTCCACAAGGCAGTACGGGACTTTGTGTCGTCGTGGTATCGAACCCTGCTCCCTGAGGTGGAAGGAGAGTTTGAACGAGCCGTGCGCCACTGCATGCTGGAGTCTGTCATGGAGCTGAAGGAACGTGCACGGCGGGTGGACAGGAAAGCTCTGGTTCGGCGTCTATTAGAGCTGTatggctgccaccttcagagCTACATGACTGTCAGGCAGATCCAGTCCTCGCAGAAAGAGAGCAGTGGCCTGTGGCAGCTCTACAGTAGGGTTAATTCACCTCATCCAGCCGTGAGCAGTTCAGGCGCTGAGCTCAACTACTGCAGGGCTCTGGTGAAGCTTGTGTTGCACGTTCTTGTCCCGTATCCTCAGATGGAAACCAGGACTGGAGGTTACATGGTGACAGAACTCATCACCTGCAACATGCTGTTACCACTCATAAGCAGGGTTTCCGATCCCGACTGGCTCAATCAGACCATCGTGGACGTATTTACCAGAACCAGAGAAGCACAGGACATTACTGTGGATGACCGCTCTGTCAACACACTGTATAAATGTGACGAAGAGCAGGAGTCATGGATGACCTGTAAGTCGCTGTCTATCTCTGAACAAGCTGATTTCAGCTGCAAAACCACCTCTGAGGATGTGGATGAGCCTCAGAGCCAGAGTGCAATTTCAGGGACGGACTCGTTTCAAAGCAGCCTTGGCAGCCTGACATCCGTCGGACGAACATCCAGCTGCCCAGCAAGTTTAAGCACTCCATCCAAGATGAGCTGCTGCTCACTCACATCAGGCCAGTACTCCCAGTTATCAGAGTTGAAAATAATTTCGGCAGACCCGCTTATCCATTCAGACTCAGATGAAGACCTGACAGGAGGTGTTTGCGACTGTGCCCCCACCGCCAACCTCTGCAACCTTCTCTCTGTAAATGATGGCGAAGTCTTTGGTTGTTTTCGACCTCTGAGAAATCTCGGGTCGAAGGTGGTTGAGCCCAAAGACTCCCAGTGGCCAGCCGGGATCGCGCAGGAGAAATCGCCAGCTTGCCCCCAAAGGAAGCTTTGCCTGACCTCGTTCAACTTCGACGCCTCCAGTGGCCCGGCTGCAACTTCATTCAAAATTCAAAACGTGCAGATCTCTGGTACAgtcaatgtgaaggagcagcgaAGCACAGGCACAAATCCCTGCACACTCTACACTATAAAG TTTGAGATGGTGACTGACGATGGTAAAGCTGCCGCCGCACCACTGGTAGCCTGCCACACTGTCAACCGCAGATACAGCGAGTTCCTCAACCTGCAGACACGCTTAGAGGAGAAGCCTGAGCTCAAAAAGCTAATCAAAA ATGTCAAAGGCCCAAAGAAAATATTCCCTGACCTTCCCTTCAGCAGCCAGGACAGTGAGAAAGTTGAAGCTCGTAAAAGCCAGCTGGTTGCCTTTCTGAAG CAGCTAAGCAGCATTCCTGAGACAGCAAACAGTGAAGACATGCAAGAGTTCCTGGCTATCAACTCAGATGTCTGCACATATTTTGGAAGAAAGCCGTTAACAAAGTCAAGAATTGACAAG ATGATGGAAAATGCATTAGATACTCTGAGGACAGCTTTCCCTCATCCTGAACTTCTCAGTCCAACCGAGGACATTGATGCTGATACTGACGGAAGAACAATGGACTACAGAAAGTACAG GAGGCTTTTCCCAAGTAAAATGTCTACATCCCTCAATATACCAGATCTCCATCCTAAAGTGACCTACTGCTTCAGTGAAGGCAGCTCT GTGCTCAATGGCATGTCGCTGTGTGGCTTGGAGAACTTCGTCAAAGAGCAGGAAAGACTTCTGTGTGGGCCAAACGGGCAAGAAGCGGTCAACCAGAGCAACGAGCTGCAAGCCAAAGACAAGAAGATATCAGGGAAGAGTCATGGGACAG ACACAGCTGTGGCGGATGTTGCTTTGAATATTTTGTGCCTGTTGATGAAGGATCATTGGAGCTGGCTGTGCACAGAGAACATCCAGAAAGCCATCAGGCTTCTCTTTGGCACCTTCATTGaaag ATGGCTAGATATAGGTGCTGCCCACCTAaccagcgccccctgctgggtAATTTACCTCCAGGTAATGCAAGAAGCTGTGTGGCCAGGTGGCACCATGCCTGCTCAGCCGCGGCCTGAGCGAAGCGCAGCAGAAAAAGAGGAAACCAAGAGGCGATGTTTGGACTGCCTAATGCAGCTTCTCCCTG AGCTAATAGCTGATATGTTGGGTAGCGAGAAATACAGGCTGAGCTTGGAGACCATGCTGGAGTCTTTACAGGACCATCAGATAAACAA GCATCTGATCTACAGCATCTGTGACCTGCTGCTGGAGTTTCTGATCCCTGAGTCATGCGACGTGGCCTTTCAGAAGTCTCTGCTGCAGAGCCTGGTTAAAGACACAGCGAGAAACAGTCTTCATATGTGA
- the LOC105929420 gene encoding beta,beta-carotene 9',10'-oxygenase, which yields MAPVKVVNPDEAEPTNNTKINILSGLESIASLLSTAEETPEPISTTVQGSIPTWINGNFLRNGPGKFEFGNTHYNHWFDGMALLHQFKIQKGQVTYMSRFLQSDAYKKNSEVDRIVMSEFGTLAMPDPCKNFFQRFLSRFEMMEPTDNASVSFVKYKGDYYVSTETNFMHKVNPENLEMVEKVDWSKFIAVNGATAHPHYDPDGTAYNMGNSYGSKGAMYNIIRVPPEKTESNETLQGAKVLCSIVPANKSHPSYYHSFAMSENYVIFIEQPIKMDLLKIVTCKIRGKALNKGIYWDPKQETVFHLVDKRTGEVTPMKYHTKAISTFHQINAFEEDGFLMLDMCCADGGQAIGNYLIQNLRKSGEALDEVYNTTDRTFPRRFVLPLNVTDDTPTGQNLNTRPSSSATCVKISADKVFCQHEDLHGDDLYKYGGLEFPQINYSRFNTRPYRYFYGCGFRHMVGDSLLKVDLKDKTLKVWHQKGFYPSEPVFVPSPDAVEEDDGVILSVVLTPSQDKGTFLLVLEAKTFEELGRANVPVNIPYGFHGAFSASA from the exons ATGGCTCCTGTGAAAGTGGTGAATCCAG ATGAGGCGGAGCCTACTAATAATACCAAGATCAACATACTTAGTGGACTGGAGAGTATCGCTTCTCTTTTGAGCACAGCAGAGGAAACCCCTGAACCAATCTCTACCACAGTTCAAGGCAGTATCCCAACCTGGATCAATGGTAACTTCCTTCGCAATGGACCAGGGAAGTTTGAATTCGGAAACACACA CTACAACCACTGGTTTGATGGGATGGCCCTGCTCCACCAGTTTAAGATCCAGAAGGGCCAGGTGACGTACATGAGCCGCTTCCTGCAGAGCGACGCCTACAAGAAGAACAGCGAGGTGGACCGCATCGTGATGTCAGAGTTTGGTACCCTGGCGATGCCTGATCCGTGCAAAAACTTCTTCCAGAGGTTTCTCTCTCGCTTTGAGATGATGG AACCTACAGACAATGCAAGCGTGAGCTTTGTGAAATACAAGGGTGACTACTATGTCAGCACAGAGACCAATTTCATGCACAAAGTGAACCCAGAAAACCTGGAAATGGTGGAAAAG GTTGATTGGAGCAAGTTCATTGCTGTGAATGGAGCCACTGCTCACCCACATTATGACCCAGACGGCACCGCTTACAATATGGGTAACTCCTACGGAAGCAAAG GAGCAATGTACAACATCATCAGAGTACCCCCCGAGAAAACGGAAAGCAATGAAACCCTGCAGGGCGCCAAAGTCCTTTGTTCAATTGTTCCAGCAAACAAGTCCCATCCCTCCTACTACCACAGCTTTG CTATGTCCGAGAACTATGTGATTTTCATCGAGCAGCCAATTAAGATGGACCTCCTGAAGATAGTCACATGCAAAATAAGAGGAAAGGCTTTGAACAAGGGAATATATTGGGATCCAAAGCAGGAAACCGTCTTCCATCTTGTTGACAAGCGCACAGGAGAG GTCACCCCCATGAAGTACCACACCAAAGCCATCTCCACCTTCCATCAGATCAACGCCTTCGAGGAGGACGGCTTCCTCATGCTGGATATGTGCTGCGCAGATGGCGGCCAAGCCATCGGCAACTACCTTATCCAGAATTTACGCAAGTCAGGAGAGGCACTAGATGAA GTGTATAACACCACTGACAGGACTTTCCCTCGGCGGTTTGTTCTGCCCTTAAATGTGACCGATGACACGCCGACAGGCCAGAACCTGAACACCCGGCCTTCCAGCAGTGCGACATGCGTCAAAATCAGTGCCGACAAG gtgttctGCCAACACGAGGATCTCCATGGAGATGACCTATACAAGTACGGTGGCCTGGAGTTCCCTCAAATCAACTACAGCAGATTTAACACCAGACCGTATCGTTACTTCTACGGCTGTGGCTTCAGACACATGGTGGGAGACTCCCTGCTCAAGGTGGACTTGAAGGATAAGACACTAAAG GTCTGGCATCAGAAGGGTTTCTACCCATCAGAGCCGGTGTTTGTGCCGTCGCCTGATGCTGTGGAGGAGGACGATGGAGTCATCCTGTCGGTGGTCCTCACACCCTCACAG GATAAGGGAACCTTTCTCCTCGTTTTGGAGGCAAAGACCTTTGAGGAGCTGGGAAGAGCCAATGTGCCTGTTAACATCCCTTATGGCTTCCATGGTGCCTTCTCTGCCTCTGCATAA